In one Streptomyces marincola genomic region, the following are encoded:
- a CDS encoding FAD-binding protein, producing MLTTGEPAQNWAGNIIFGAARVHRPTSLDALRRIVSAAAHVRVLGSGHSFNRIADTPGDLIRTDGMPRRVEVDPAGRTVTVSGGLTYGELAAELHTHGFALANLASLPHISVAGSVATGTHGSGDGQRGLASAVSRVELVGPGGEPAVLDRAADPDRFPGAAVSLGALGVVTALTLAIEPAFEVAQWLHVDVPLDAVADRFDEITGAAYSVSTFTDWHSGRATVWRKQRADREGPADRPADWLGGRPADAPWHPIPGMPAEFCTPQLGVPGPWHERLPHFRAEFTPSRGEELQSELFLPRSAATAAFAVLRELAAELAPVLQVSEIRTVAGDDLWLSPAQGRDSVALHFTWVKDTARVLPALGAMEERLLPLGARPHWGKLTTASPADIAACFPHLPDFRRVVLDHDPAGQFRNDWVTGLLSAAEPPAAGR from the coding sequence ATGCTGACAACGGGCGAGCCCGCACAGAACTGGGCAGGGAACATCATTTTCGGCGCGGCCCGGGTGCACCGCCCGACGTCGCTCGACGCGCTGCGCCGGATCGTTTCCGCAGCGGCGCACGTGCGGGTTCTGGGATCGGGCCACTCGTTCAACCGCATCGCGGACACCCCGGGCGACCTGATCCGGACCGACGGCATGCCGCGGCGCGTGGAGGTCGACCCCGCGGGCCGGACCGTGACCGTCAGTGGCGGGCTCACGTATGGAGAACTCGCGGCCGAGCTGCACACCCATGGCTTTGCCCTGGCGAACCTCGCGTCCCTGCCGCACATCTCCGTCGCCGGCTCGGTCGCGACCGGCACGCACGGCTCGGGCGACGGGCAGCGGGGCCTGGCCTCGGCGGTCTCCCGCGTCGAGCTGGTGGGGCCAGGCGGCGAACCGGCGGTCCTCGACCGGGCGGCCGACCCCGACCGGTTCCCCGGCGCCGCGGTGTCGCTCGGCGCGCTCGGGGTGGTCACGGCCCTGACCCTCGCCATCGAGCCGGCCTTCGAGGTGGCGCAGTGGCTCCACGTGGACGTGCCGCTCGACGCGGTGGCGGACCGGTTCGACGAGATCACCGGCGCCGCCTACAGCGTCAGCACCTTCACCGACTGGCACAGCGGCAGGGCCACGGTGTGGCGCAAGCAGCGCGCCGACCGCGAGGGCCCGGCCGACCGGCCCGCCGACTGGCTCGGCGGCCGGCCCGCCGACGCGCCCTGGCACCCGATCCCCGGCATGCCGGCCGAGTTCTGCACGCCGCAGCTCGGCGTGCCGGGCCCCTGGCACGAGCGACTGCCGCACTTCCGCGCCGAGTTCACCCCGAGCCGCGGTGAGGAGCTCCAGTCCGAGCTGTTCCTGCCGCGGTCGGCGGCCACCGCCGCGTTCGCCGTGCTCCGCGAGCTTGCCGCCGAACTGGCGCCGGTCCTCCAGGTCTCGGAGATCCGCACCGTGGCGGGCGACGACCTGTGGCTGAGCCCGGCGCAGGGACGCGACAGCGTGGCCCTGCACTTCACCTGGGTCAAGGACACCGCCCGGGTGCTCCCCGCGCTCGGGGCCATGGAGGAGCGGCTGCTGCCGCTCGGGGCCCGTCCGCACTGGGGCAAGCTGACCACGGCGTCGCCCGCGGACATCGCCGCGTGCTTCCCGCACCTGCCCGACTTCCGCCGCGTGGTCCTCGACCACGACCCGGCCGGGCAGTTCCGCAACGACTGGGTGACCGGCCTGCTGTCGGCGGCCGAGCCGCCGGCGGCAGGCCGGTGA
- a CDS encoding ABC transporter ATP-binding protein produces the protein MSASEQLLFGGPLLYDTGWSSHDGAFTRLGLWSMVATLPRLIRTTVRLAAEADRGALRLVAAAEIGRGAAQAVGLVAVNTVLAALLAGGEPAGRLREALPALAVVAVTALVAALLTAASTYGSGRLEPKVERVATERYLARASRVELAAIEDDQFHRLLDTAQYGAASARRMIDYCIRVVNALLSLIAAAGVLTVLHPVLLPLLALMTVPSMWSTLITTRRRYCSFRTWVQHARAGRVLSSELTATETAAEIRVHQVGPFLLKHFRAMSASAEAEQTRLARLDARTGLWASAWTGLAGAATYLTLGALAWTGVMAMSVAGTAVLAIRTGSASLGGMVQSVNNLYDESLFVADLDQLCVRAAQWAIPEGGAPVPARPGRITFEDVTFRYPGTEAEPALSGVSLTIPVGRVTALVGENGSGKSTLVKLLAGLYLPESGRVCWDGVPTSCADRRQIFDRIAMVAQDFNRWRFTARVNIAIGAPGIPVDDERLRAAARDAGADSVIESLPRGWDTLLARGYQNGCQLSGGQWQRLGIARAHYRDAPVLIVDEPTAALDAKEEQRVFDQIRDLADAGQTVVLITHRMASVRHADLVHVLHQGRLTESGSPQELLARRGGRFRELYGIQAAQFGRPVGSGHLDGAVPGR, from the coding sequence ATGTCCGCGTCGGAACAGCTGCTGTTCGGCGGTCCGCTGCTCTACGACACCGGGTGGAGCAGCCACGACGGCGCGTTCACGCGGCTCGGGCTGTGGTCGATGGTGGCGACGCTGCCCCGGCTGATCCGCACCACCGTACGGCTGGCGGCGGAGGCGGACCGAGGGGCGTTGCGCCTGGTGGCCGCCGCCGAGATCGGGCGCGGCGCCGCGCAGGCCGTGGGTCTGGTCGCCGTCAACACCGTGCTGGCCGCCCTGCTGGCCGGGGGCGAGCCGGCCGGTCGGCTGCGGGAGGCGCTGCCCGCCCTGGCCGTGGTCGCGGTGACCGCCCTGGTCGCCGCGCTGCTCACCGCCGCCTCGACGTACGGGTCCGGGCGCCTTGAGCCCAAGGTCGAGCGCGTCGCCACGGAACGCTATCTCGCGCGCGCCTCGCGCGTGGAGCTGGCGGCCATCGAGGACGACCAGTTCCACCGGCTGCTCGACACGGCGCAGTACGGCGCGGCCTCGGCACGGCGCATGATCGACTACTGCATCCGCGTGGTCAACGCGCTGCTTTCGCTGATCGCGGCGGCCGGCGTGCTGACCGTGCTGCACCCCGTGCTCCTGCCGCTGCTCGCGCTGATGACGGTGCCGAGCATGTGGAGCACGCTGATCACCACGCGCCGCCGCTACTGCTCGTTCCGCACCTGGGTGCAGCACGCGCGGGCCGGGCGCGTCCTCAGCAGCGAACTGACCGCCACGGAGACGGCGGCAGAGATTCGGGTCCACCAGGTCGGCCCTTTCCTGCTCAAACACTTCAGGGCCATGTCGGCGAGCGCGGAGGCGGAGCAGACGCGGCTCGCCCGGCTCGACGCGCGCACCGGACTGTGGGCGTCCGCGTGGACCGGCCTGGCCGGCGCGGCGACCTACCTGACGCTCGGCGCGCTCGCCTGGACCGGTGTGATGGCGATGTCCGTCGCGGGCACCGCGGTTCTCGCCATCAGGACCGGCTCCGCCAGCCTCGGCGGCATGGTCCAGTCCGTCAACAACCTGTACGACGAGAGCCTGTTCGTCGCCGACCTCGACCAGCTGTGCGTCCGGGCCGCGCAGTGGGCGATCCCGGAGGGCGGCGCACCGGTGCCCGCGCGACCCGGACGCATCACCTTCGAGGACGTGACGTTCCGCTACCCGGGCACCGAGGCGGAACCCGCGCTGTCCGGAGTCTCCTTGACCATTCCGGTCGGCCGGGTCACGGCCCTGGTCGGGGAGAACGGCTCGGGCAAGAGCACGCTGGTCAAGCTGCTCGCGGGGCTCTACCTGCCCGAGTCCGGCCGGGTCTGCTGGGACGGCGTGCCGACCTCGTGCGCCGACCGGCGCCAGATCTTCGACCGTATCGCCATGGTCGCCCAGGACTTCAACCGGTGGCGGTTCACCGCCCGGGTCAACATCGCGATCGGCGCGCCCGGGATCCCCGTCGACGACGAGCGGTTGCGCGCCGCGGCACGCGACGCGGGCGCGGACTCCGTGATCGAGAGCCTGCCGCGCGGCTGGGACACGCTGCTGGCCCGTGGCTACCAGAACGGCTGCCAGCTCAGCGGCGGGCAGTGGCAGCGCCTGGGCATCGCACGCGCCCACTACCGCGACGCCCCCGTGTTGATCGTCGACGAGCCGACAGCGGCCCTGGACGCCAAGGAGGAGCAGCGGGTGTTCGACCAGATCCGTGATCTGGCGGACGCGGGGCAGACCGTCGTCCTCATCACCCACCGCATGGCCTCGGTCCGGCACGCCGACCTCGTGCATGTGCTGCACCAGGGCCGCCTGACCGAGTCGGGCTCCCCGCAGGAGCTGCTGGCCCGGCGCGGCGGACGCTTCCGCGAGCTGTACGGCATCCAGGCCGCGCAGTTCGGCCGGCCGGTGGGCTCCGGCCACCTCGACGGGGCCGTGCCCGGCCGCTGA